One window from the genome of Cryptomeria japonica chromosome 6, Sugi_1.0, whole genome shotgun sequence encodes:
- the LOC131064986 gene encoding uncharacterized protein LOC131064986, translating to MDTMADRRAGERNLRDESREYARGNRDRSPDRRKTSRRKEDDYRDERHTPSPSPSPGRSRYERHPPSQNGNSSPSPLHGKRNSDRYSPNPQSNPNYSRNPRGESRYERERSPIAKPSVYRNGHRDRNYYSVRESRHESERSGSPIPRFEDYGVSNPRRNGFYDMEGRSPSPIYDRRGSPSYNPYKPTENRQAFLERDARRHEDNQSESDDEELKGLDFAEYRRLKRQKLRRKLKNCIWKITPSPSREEMEFDPSGERPNIEKTGIDRYVNAKLNGKNDDHDSEDNAQENKRNGTKKKDSGKYSDRGSDDGEQGKKRYMTKKGTGKYSDSESDDGEQGKKRYITKKGSRKYSDSESKGQVKKRDITKKRSRNYLDGGSEDDEQGKKRVLMKKRSQKYSDSGSDDSDGSMSEKGLDDDVSSESDDRRKERKKRGSSSRKKRSRGSHKSRQMKAINESESESSEEVSASVGSSSYSSEEERPRKKSKQGSKYRKPKKRSKRKVRRSKRSKTRSSKDGSESATESEDGTNSSDKEGGDSKIPKLARVSKQTDSRKHKQQSPSENNAFSEPSNSDSEPVGIEDDKEDKSHPVEIDDEALMFKEMIESQKKSAAAGLENEPFVGPAPAPRAEGHISYGGALRPGEGDAIAQYVQQGKRIPRRGEVGLSADEIQKFESLGYVMSGSRHQRMNAIRIRKENQVYSAEDKRALAMFNYEEKAKREHKVMSDLQRLVQRHIGQDVGPTHDPFAANASEVADG from the coding sequence ATGGATACAATGGCAGACAGACGAGCAGGTGAGAGGAATTTGAGAGATGAGAGCAGGGAGTATGCACGGGGTAACAGGGATCGATCCCCAGATCGCAGGAAAACTTCACGACGAAAAGAGGATGACTACAGAGATGAAAGACATaccccaagcccaagcccaagcccaggTCGTAGCAGGTATGAACGCCACCCCCCTTCTCAAAATGGCAACAGCTCTCCCAGTCCTTTACATGGCAAAAGGAACTCTGATCGTTACAGTCCAAACCCTCAATCTAATCCTAACTATTCTCGAAACCCTAGAGGAGAAAGCCGCTATGAAAGGGAGCGTAGCCCCATTGCAAAGCCTTCTGTTTACAGAAATGGTCATCGTGATCGAAATTACTATTCTGTGAGAGAAAGTCGTCATGAAAGCGAGCGCAGTGGGAGTCCAATCCCCAGGTTTGAGGATTACGGGGTTTCGAACCCTCGACGGAATGGGTTCTATGACATGGAAGGGCGGAGTCCAAGCCCTATTTACGATCGCAGAGGGAGTCCCagttataatccctacaagcccACCGAAAATCGCCAAGCGTTTTTGGAGAGGGATGCGAGGCGTCACGAGGATAACCAGTCAGAGAGTGACGATGAGGAACTGAAGGGGCTGGATTTTGCTGAGTATCGCAGGCTTAAACGGCAGAAATTGAGAAGAAAGCTGAAGAATTGTATTTGGAAGATTACTCCTAGTCCGTCGCGTGAGGAGATGGAATTTGATCCCAGCGGAGAGAGACCAAATATTGAAAAAACAGGGATTGATAGGTACGTGAATGCAAAATTGAATGGTAAAAATGATGACCATGATTCCGAGGACAACGCACAGGAAAATAAGAGGAATGGAACAAAGAAGAAAGATTCTGGCAAGTATTCTGACCGTGGGAGTGATGACGGTGAGCAGGGAAAGAAGAGATATATGACGAAGAAAGGAACCGGGAAGTATTCTGATAGTGAGAGTGATGACGGTGAGCAGGGAAAGAAGAGATATATAACGAAGAAAGGATCCAGGAAGTATTCTGACAGTGAGAGTAAGGGACAGGTAAAGAAAAGAGATATAACGAAGAAGCGGTCTAGGAACTATTTGGACGGTGGGAGTGAAGATGACGAGCAAGGAAAGAAGAGAGTTTTGATGAAGAAGAGGTCTCAGAAGTATTCCGACAGTGGGAGTGATGATTCTGATGGTTCCATGTCTGAGAAGGGATTGGATGATGACGTGTCAAGTGAATCGGATGATAGGAGGAAGGAGCGTAAAAAAAGGGGTAGTTCTAGTAGGAAGAAGCGATCCAGGGGTTCCCACAAGAGCAGGCAAATGAAGGCAATTAATGAGAGTGAGAGTGAAAGTAGTGAAGAGGTTAGTGCGTCTGTAGGCTCATCATCATATAGTAGTGAAGAGGAAAGGCCGAGGAAGAAGAGCAAACAAGGGAGCAAGTACAGGAAGCCTAAGAAGAGGTCAAAAAGAAAGGTGCGTAGGTCCAAAAGGTCTAAAACAAGGAGTAGCAAAGATGGTTCAGAGAGTGCAACGGAATCAGAAGATGGCACCAATTCTTCTGATAAGGAAGGGGGTGATAGCAAGATCCCCAAATTGGCAAGGGTTTCAAAACAAACTGATAGCAGGAAACACAAGCAGCAGTCACCTTCTGAGAATAATGCCTTTTCCGAACCCAGTAATTCTGATTCTGAACCTGTCGGGATTGAGGATGATAAAGAGGACAAGAGCCATCCTGTTGAAATTGATGATGAGGCTCTTATGTTCAAAGAAATGATTGAATCTCAGAAGAAATCAGCAGCTGCGGGGCTTGAAAATGAGCCATTTGTGGGTCCAGCCCCGGCTCCGAGAGCTGAGGGGCACATTAGCTATGGAGGTGCTCTTCGGCCAGGAGAAGGAGATGCAATTGCACAGTATGTGCAACAAGGGAAGCGTATTCCTCGAAGAGGAGAAGTGGGGCTGTCAGCTGATGAGATTCAGAAATTTGAGTCACTGGGTTATGTAATGAGTGGAAGCAGGCACCAACGGATGAATGCTATTCGTATCAGAAAGGAAAACCAAGTGTACAGTGCTGAGGACAAACGAGCATTAGCAATGTTCAATTACGAGGAGAAGGCAAAACGTGAGCATAAGGTTATGTCAGATCTGCAAcgtttggtgcagaggcatattgGACAAGATGTTGGCCCAACACATGATCCTTTTGCTGCTAATGCTTCAGAGGTGGCAGATGGTTAG